The nucleotide sequence AAATGCAATCCGGCCACATGTTTTAGGGAAATGGCGGTCACATATGCACCCAATCCGAAATAGGCGGCATGTCCAAAGGAGAGAAGCCCGGCCCACCCGAACAGGAAATTGTAGCTCACAGCGAACAGCGCAAAATAGGCTATCTCGGTGAGCATCCTGGTCTGGACGATGCTAAGCACATGAGGGGCGGCCACAAGCATCAACCCCACCGCCGACGGCAGCGCACCACGCACAAAAATGGAACGGCTCATACCTTCTCTCCAAAGAGCCCGGTAGGCCGAGTGATAAGCACTATGGCCATAAGAAGAAACTGAAACACGAGAGCTAGCCTGGGAATGAAGAGAATACCGAATGACTGAAGCTCCCCGATCATCAAGGATGCTACAAAGGCCCCAAGAAGGCTCCCAAATCCACCCACCACCACCACTACAAAGGTGTCCACCATCATGTCTAATCCCATCCCCGGGTAGGTACCCAGGAAAGGCCCTGCCACAACCCCGGCCAATCCGGCCAAGGCCGTTCCCCCGGAGAACACCCCCAAAAAGAGCCTTGGCACATTGATTCCAAGGGCATTGACCATGGATGCATCCGATACAGCGGCTCGGATGGCTATTCCCAGCCGGGTCCTCATGAACACATAGCCCAAACCCATGAGGACTAGTGCAGAGATAACTAAAATGAAATAACGGTAAGCCGGATATGTGATACCCATCCAGTTCACAGATCCAGAGAGAATTCCTGGCGGATCCATGGGGCGTGGGAAATTCCCCCAGATCCACTTCACCACCTCTCCCACCACGAAAAAAACCCCGAACGTGATTAGAAGCTCGAAGGCGTGACCATGCACGTGTACCTTGCGCAGGAAGAACCGTTCCACTAAGGCTCCCAGAAGCCCTAGGCCGATGGGCGCCAAGATGAGCGCCAGCCAAAAGCTCCCTGTGACAACAAGGATTGTGGAGCCTAGGTACGCCCCCAGCATATAGAAGGCAGCGTGAGCGATATTGAGCACGTCCATCATTCCGAAAACGAGGGTCAAGCCAGAAGCCACCAGGAAAAGAAGCATGGCGTACACGAGACCGTGCAAAGCCTGAATCACTACGGATGAAAGGGTCAATTCCATGGGTCGTATCCCTTCTGGTCGTCACTCAAGAATTGAAGATCCTCCTTCTGCCTCACCTCCCCGAACCGTCTACCTCCACCCGAGAATTATTCAGTTTCTTTGCTTTGGGAGATCAATCCTTTTTTAGTAGGGCTCAACATACGTGTAATATAGTGCATCAAAAGATCTATCGCCTCTTCTTTGTCATAATCACGCAGACTCCAACGGCGTAACGACAGGAAAGAGATAAGGTATACAACAAGATTCGCAAAGAATTTAGTGTCACGGATATCGTAAAACCCTTCTTTGTTAGCTTCATCCAGGAGTCTTTTGAACATCTCAATGTAACGAGTCTCCAAGCTAAGTATAGAGCGCAACATTTCCTTGCTTAGAGAACCCGATTCGCGGTAGAGGAGGATTATCTCTTCCTGGAAATCAAATGTCTTTTCAAGAGCATTTCTAATGATACGGGTCAACTCCCCGTACTTGATCTCATATTCGTCCTCTTTTATGTCGAAGAGGGTATTGTAGACGTTCTTGATCATATTCTGGTGAACAAGATACAGAACATCCTCCTTGGTTCGGATATAGTTATAAAGGTTGCCCATGCTAAAGGAGGTGGCCTTCGCGATGTCCCTGATGCTTGTGCGGTGATAACCCTTCTCCATAAGGACTTTTGTGGACTTCTCGATGAGCTGCTTCCACCTTCGCTCAACCAAGTCCTGGTTCTTGATCTGGGTGAGAACCTTGACCGGTTCCTTCGGTCTCCTTTTTTTTGTGGAATCAGGGCCTGTCATGAGGCCTCCTTTTACTTCTAGAGCGAACGCTCGTTATTCTATTCACCAAATAAATATTGTCAAGTAGAATTTGATGCTACCCGACTTCACCCTCTTGTACAGTATTCTTAAAGTCCGAATCTCTGTCCTAGCCCCCGTCTCTCTTCGACAAAGAGACAACACTACTTCTCTCTATAGATCGCAATCTCGCACCGATCAAAGACCCCCGGAGGAGTCAGGGCCAAGGGATAAAGCCTGCTAAGAACATCTCCCAAGCTGCACCCGTGGCTTCCCCTTTAGGCCTGCCATTCGGACCCCTTCGGATTCCGTCAGGTAAGC is from bacterium and encodes:
- a CDS encoding TetR/AcrR family transcriptional regulator; translation: MTGPDSTKKRRPKEPVKVLTQIKNQDLVERRWKQLIEKSTKVLMEKGYHRTSIRDIAKATSFSMGNLYNYIRTKEDVLYLVHQNMIKNVYNTLFDIKEDEYEIKYGELTRIIRNALEKTFDFQEEIILLYRESGSLSKEMLRSILSLETRYIEMFKRLLDEANKEGFYDIRDTKFFANLVVYLISFLSLRRWSLRDYDKEEAIDLLMHYITRMLSPTKKGLISQSKETE
- a CDS encoding branched-chain amino acid ABC transporter permease; protein product: MELTLSSVVIQALHGLVYAMLLFLVASGLTLVFGMMDVLNIAHAAFYMLGAYLGSTILVVTGSFWLALILAPIGLGLLGALVERFFLRKVHVHGHAFELLITFGVFFVVGEVVKWIWGNFPRPMDPPGILSGSVNWMGITYPAYRYFILVISALVLMGLGYVFMRTRLGIAIRAAVSDASMVNALGINVPRLFLGVFSGGTALAGLAGVVAGPFLGTYPGMGLDMMVDTFVVVVVGGFGSLLGAFVASLMIGELQSFGILFIPRLALVFQFLLMAIVLITRPTGLFGEKV